One stretch of Streptomyces peucetius DNA includes these proteins:
- a CDS encoding ABC transporter ATP-binding protein, protein MNREASSGSGADETVSPSGGKESTEAEPLLRAEGLVKTHQTEGAAVRAVRGVDMGVGRGEFLAVTGPSGAGKSTLLHLLGGLDRPDSGRIWLDGRRVDGYSEARWAVLRRRSIGIVFQFFNLVSHLTVADNVDLPALLAGKTARHAREDRAELLAELGLEGKENSMPGELSGGEQQRVALARALVNHPALLLADEPAGSLDSKGTREVLRLLSRFHQRGQTIVLVTHDARMASAADRVISLFDGRIVDDTVLGREGPRRGGVSGTLELGG, encoded by the coding sequence ATGAATCGCGAGGCGTCTTCCGGGAGCGGCGCCGACGAGACCGTCTCCCCGAGCGGCGGGAAGGAATCCACCGAGGCCGAGCCTCTTCTGCGGGCAGAGGGCCTGGTCAAAACGCACCAGACCGAGGGCGCCGCAGTCAGGGCCGTGCGCGGGGTCGATATGGGTGTGGGGCGCGGCGAGTTCCTCGCGGTGACCGGCCCCTCCGGAGCGGGCAAGTCGACGCTCCTCCACCTCCTCGGCGGACTCGACCGGCCCGACAGCGGGCGCATCTGGCTCGACGGCCGGCGGGTCGACGGCTACAGCGAGGCCCGCTGGGCCGTGCTGCGCCGACGCAGCATCGGCATCGTCTTCCAGTTCTTCAACCTGGTCTCCCACCTGACGGTGGCGGACAACGTCGATCTGCCCGCGCTGCTGGCCGGCAAGACGGCGCGGCACGCACGGGAGGATCGCGCCGAGCTCCTCGCCGAGCTCGGCCTGGAGGGCAAGGAGAACAGCATGCCCGGCGAGCTCTCCGGTGGCGAGCAGCAGCGCGTCGCTCTTGCCCGCGCCCTGGTCAACCACCCCGCCCTGCTCCTCGCCGACGAGCCCGCCGGCAGTCTGGACAGCAAAGGCACCCGCGAAGTCCTGCGGCTGCTCTCCCGCTTCCATCAGCGCGGTCAGACCATCGTGCTCGTCACCCACGACGCTCGGATGGCAAGCGCCGCGGATCGGGTCATCAGCCTCTTCGACGGCCGGATCGTCGACGACACCGTACTCGGCCGCGAAGGCCCGCGCCGTGGCGGTGTGTCCGGAACGCTGGAACTCGGGGGCTGA